One stretch of Camelus bactrianus isolate YW-2024 breed Bactrian camel chromosome 19, ASM4877302v1, whole genome shotgun sequence DNA includes these proteins:
- the BHLHE23 gene encoding class E basic helix-loop-helix protein 23: protein MAELKSLSGDAYLALSHGYAAAAAAAAGFAYGAARGPEAARGYGAPGQGGDLPAAPAPRAPAAATESSGEQSGDEDDAFEQQRRRRRGPGGASDGRRRPREQRSLRLSINARERRRMHDLNDALDGLRAVIPYAHSPSVRKLSKIATLLLAKNYILMQAQALDEMRRLVAYLNQGQGLAAPVAAAPLTHFSQAAVYPFSAGAALPCPDKCAAFSGTPSALCKHCNEKP from the coding sequence ATGGCAGAGCTCAAGTCGCTGTCGGGGGACGCGTACCTGGCGCTGAGCCATGGCtacgcggcggcggcggcggcggcggcgggcttCGCCTACGGGGCGGCCCGGGGGCCCGAGGCGGCCCGTGGCTACGGCGCGCCGGGCCAGGGCGGAGACCTCCCAGCGGCGCCCGCGCCCCGAGCCCCGGCCGCGGCGACCGAGAGCAGCGGCGAGCAGAGCGGCGACGAGGACGACGCCTTcgagcagcagcggcggcggcggcgcgggcccGGGGGCGCGTCGGACGGGCGGCGGCGGCCCCGGGAGCAGCGCTCGCTGCGCCTGAGCATCAACGCGCGCGAGCGGCGACGCATGCACGACCTGAACGACGCGCTGGACGGGCTGCGGGCCGTCATCCCCTACGCGCACAGCCCGTCGGTGCGCAAGCTCTCCAAGATCGCCACGCTGCTGCTCGCCAAGAACTACATCCTCATGCAGGCGCAGGCCCTGGACGAGATGCGGCGCCTCGTGGCCTACCTCAACCAGGGCCAAGGCCTGGCCGCGCCCGTAGCCGCCGCGCCCTTGACGCACTTCAGCCAGGCCGCCGTGTACCCCTTCTCTGCCGGCGCCGCGCTGCCCTGCCCCGACAAGTGCGCCGCCTTCTCCGGGACGCCCTCGGCGCTTTGCAAACACTGTAACGAGAAGCCGTAA